Proteins co-encoded in one Juglans regia cultivar Chandler chromosome 16, Walnut 2.0, whole genome shotgun sequence genomic window:
- the LOC109007594 gene encoding DELLA protein GAIP-B-like — MKRELDPNLQSLTPPDSNSMTATAKAKMCWEDEVQPDCGMDELLAVLGYQVRSSDMAEVAQKLELLDDLMAGNAHGDGLSQLASETVHYNPSDLSTWLQSMLSEFNPLAVNGFDPMVPHATGAVAPSAPLDDSLLAPAESSTITSIDFDQQNGINHTRVFEDSSSSDYDLKAIPGKAMYSQPQSRTAQIESPSLRDAKRLKPSSASRSNQDVLFPSPSSMGGGFTVPSESTRSVVLGDNQENGIRLVHALVACAEAVQQNNLKLAEALIKQIGFLAVSQAGAMRKVATYFAEALARRIYRLYPQNALDHSLSDILLMHFYESCPYLKFAHFTANQAILEAFEGKKRVHVIDFSMNQGMQWPALMQALALRPGGPPVFRLTGIGPPSPDNSDHLQEVGWKLAQLAETIDVEFEYRGFVANSLADLDASMLDLRPSEVESVAVNSVFDLHKLLARPGAIEKVLSVVKKMKPEIMTVVELEANHNGPVFMDRFTESLHYYSTMFDSLEGSVSNQDKAMSEVYLGKQILNVVACEGAERLERHETSAQWRTRLCSAGFAPVYLGSNAFKQASMLLDLFAGREGYRVEENSGCLMLGWHTRPLIATSAWKLAGKATVAH, encoded by the coding sequence ATGAAAAGGGAGCTGGATCCTAATCTCCAGTCTCTGACTCCTCCAGACTCTAATTCCATGACTGCCACTGCCAAAGCCAAGATGTGTTGGGAAGATGAGGTCCAACCAGACTGTGGCATGGACGAACTCTTGGCTGTGTTGGGGTACCAGGTGAGGTCCTCCGACATGGCCGAGGTTGCCCAGAAGCTCGAACTGCTGGACGATTTGATGGCCGGTAATGCTCATGGAGATGGCCTCTCTCAACTCGCATCCGAGACCGTTCATTACAACCCCTCCGATCTATCAACATGGCTACAGAGCATGCTCTCCGAGTTCAACCCACTTGCTGTCAATGGTTTCGATCCCATGGTGCCACACGCCACCGGCGCCGTCGCTCCATCCGCTCCTCTCGACGATTCTCTACTTGCTCCGGCTGAATCATCCACCATCACCTCCATTGATTTTGATCAACAAAACGGTATTAATCACACCCGAGTCTTCGAagattcatcttcttccgatTACGATCTTAAAGCTATTCCTGGTAAGGCCATGTATAGCCAACCCCAAAGCCGGACTGCCCAGATCGAATCTCCATCTTTAAGAGACGCCAAACGGTTGAAACCCTCTTCAGCTTCAAGGTCAAACCAAGATGTATTATTCCCAAGTCCTTCTAGTATGGGCGGCGGTTTCACTGTTCCCTCCGAGTCAACTCGCTCAGTCGTCCTCGGGGACAACCAAGAGAACGGAATTCGCCTCGTCCACGCTTTGGTAGCCTGCGCCGAGGCCGTACAACAGAACAACCTCAAGCTAGCCGAAGCCCTTATCAAGCAGATCGGATTCCTAGCCGTTTCTCAAGCCGGCGCGATGCGAAAGGTAGCAACATACTTCGCCGAAGCCCTGGCTCGTCGAATCTACCGACTGTATCCTCAGAATGCTCTCGACCACTCGCTCTCGGATATCCTCCTGATGCACTTCTACGAGTCCTGCCCCTACCTGAAATTCGCTCACTTCACGGCTAATCAAGCCATTCTCGAAGCTTTCGAGGGAAAAAAACGCGTCCACGTTATCGACTTCTCCATGAACCAAGGGATGCAGTGGCCAGCTCTAATGCAAGCTTTGGCTCTCCGTCCTGGTGGACCCCCCGTTTTCCGCTTAACTGGTATTGGCCCTCCTTCTCCGGACAATTCCGATCATCTTCAGGAAGTTGGCTGGAAGCTGGCCCAGTTGGCCGAGACGATTGATGTTGAGTTTGAGTACAGAGGGTTCGTTGCTAACAGCCTGGCAGATCTCGACGCCTCCATGCTCGATCTCCGGCCCAGTGAGGTCGAGTCGGTTGCGGTTAACTCGGTATTCGACCTGCACAAGCTGCTGGCTCGGCCCGGAGCGATCGAGAAAGTGTTGTCCGTGGTGAAGAAAATGAAGCCGGAGATCATGACGGTGGTCGAGCTGGAAGCAAATCATAACGGACCGGTCTTCATGGACCGGTTCACGGAATCGCTGCACTATTACTCCACCATGTTCGACTCGCTGGAAGGGTCTGTGAGCAATCAGGACAAGGCGATGTCGGAGGTGTACTTGGGTAAGCAGATACTCAACGTGGTGGCGTGTGAAGGAGCTGAACGTTTGGAACGGCACGAGACGTCGGCTCAGTGGCGTACTCGGCTGTGCTCGGCCGGGTTTGCGCCGGTCTATCTGGGGTCAAACGCGTTCAAGCAAGCGAGCATGTTGCTGGACCTGTTCGCCGGCCGCGAAGGCTACAGAGTGGAAGAGAACAGTGGATGTCTGATGCTGGGTTGGCACACTCGTCCACTCATTGCCACCTCGGCGTGGAAGCTCGCCGGCAAAGCCACAGTAGCACACTGA